In the genome of Maribacter forsetii DSM 18668, the window CAATTTAGTAACAGCAAATTGGTATTTTACTCTTTCTGATTTCGAATAAATATGAAAAACTTCACATACATACTTTTCTTTCTGTTTGCGGCAACTATTACTGCCCAAACAGCATTATACAATAACGGCAACTTACGTATTCACCAAGGTGGGCAAATTGGTTTTCACACCAATCTCATCAATGATGCCCCTACAGATAATAACCTTGGTTTGGCAGGTTTTTATGGTACTGAACAACTAACTGTATCGGGCAATGTTACTCCGCAATTCTATGATATGGAAATTGCTTTGGAGAACAATATGCAGCTGAATTTGGGCATGGACAATACCAATAACACCAATTTCATTTTTGGTAGCATTCTTACCCCAACTGCGCAACCAGATGTTTTTTACAATTTTGTAGATAATTCATTTTACAGCGGCGAGAATGATTTTAGTAAAATTGAAGGGTATGCGGCTATTACCAATCAGCAGAATTTTGGTTTTCCTGTTGGTGATGTGCAGTTTTTAAGACCGCTGATCATCAATTCAGAAAGCGTTAATTTATTTGCAAAATGTGCCTATTACTATGAAAATCCCAATAACCCTCCAGCACCATTAGGTTCGTTCAATACCAATGCAACCGATTTAGATGTAAATCTGGTAAATACCTTCGAATTTTGGCGCTTAGAAGGTTCGGTACCCACTACCGCAACCCTAAGTTGGAACGAACGTAGTACTGTAGCAAGTTTAACAGATAACGTAGACGAAGTCATTCCCGTAGGTTTTAGCAAAGCATCACAACAATGGGTAAATTTAGTAGGTAGTATACCTGTAGGTACCGTAACAGAAGGGTTTGTAACTTCAGAATCTTTTATACCAGATGACTATGAAGCCATTACGCTTGGATCCTCTAAAAGTCCGTTTGAACCATTAGCTAGAGATGTTCTTTTCATAGATAATTTCTATGTTTCGGTAAACGGTGACGGGGTTAATGACAACTTTTATATTGAAGAATTGGAAGAATACGACAGTAACTTTCTACAGATTTATGATCGTTACGGACTCAAAGTATTTGAAAAAACAGATTACGTTGATGATTTTGTTGGTTTTTCTAACCAAGACAATGTACCATTTGGAGAAGCGGAAGGACTACCTACCGGCGTTTATTTTTACACCATATACATTCCTGAAGACGACTTAAATTATCAAGGTTTTTTATACTTGACTAGGTAAACAATAAGTAATTAAAATAACTGGTTAGCTAACTATTTTTTTTAAAAAAACACCTTCTATTCCATTCAATTCTTACAAATAAACATACTACCTCAGCACTCGATTAAACGCATATTTTAGCGTTAAAAGTAAGCGTACAAAGACTTTCCCAACATAATCACCTAGCTACACAACATATTATATTTTTCCTACACAACTCGAATTATTTTTGAAATAGTTAACTATTCCCCTATAATTCGATGTCTACAAAATTTAAATTTCTTCTAATTTTTATCATCACTTCATTCTGTGCAAATGCACAGGTTAAAATTGGTGAGAATCCCAATACCATAAATTCCGCTTCCATAGTGGAACTTGAAAGCACCAACAAAGCTTTTGTACTTACCAGACTCACTACTGCACAGATGCAAGCCATTACCCCGCTCAACGGAGCCGTAGTTTATAATACCGACACCCAATGTGTTCATTATTACAACGGATTGGTCTGGACAAACCTTTGTGACGGTAATTCTTCATCATTTTCATTTACTGATAACGGCGATGGCACTATTACACTTTCTAATGGCGAAGGAAACAATGTAACTTTTGACGGAGCACCACAAACCATTTCTACACTTGCAGATAATGGTGATGGTACGTACACCTACACCAATGAAAACGGTTTAGAAACGATTATTGCAATTGCAGAAACCGACAACCAAAATTTACAAACAGACAGTACTCCGGGAAACATCAGTATTGATAATGGCAATGCAATTGCAATCAATGTAGACGATGCAGATGCAGATGCCCAGAACGAAATTCAAACTTTAGATTATACTTCTGGAGTATTAACATTATCTAATGACCCAAATGCAACAACGGTTGATTTATCGGGATTTGACCAAAATGCTGCCGATGATTTCTCAGGTAGTTTCAATGATTTAACTGACCTACCCCTAAATTTGGATACAGATGCAACAGATGATTTTAATACAGGAATTTCTTTTGACGGAACAAATTTAATCGTAACAGATGCAGGTGGTGATGTAAGTACAGATATTAGCGGACTTGCATATGACGATACTGCCATTAGAGCGGATATTGATCAAAACGAACTGGATGCCGATAATGCAATAGCAACGGTAGACACCAAAATTGATGACCACATTCTTGCAGACGAGGATACCTCTTCAACAAACGAACTTTCAGATATTTCCATCACAGGTACGACAGTAACCTTGACGAATGCTGCTGCCGGTGCTACCGGTGTTGATTTAGGAAATACTTTTGCAACTGATGCTGAAGTAGCTACCGCAATTTCTGACTCTGAAGCATTGGACTTAGATAAAGTAATCGGAAACGAATCCGTAACTGCATTAACCTTTGACGGCACTACCTTGACCTTGGACCAAGATGGTGCGGCAAGTGAAACTGTTGATCTTAGCGGTGTTTCTACCGATGACCAAAAAATAGATACCTTTTCTTTGACAGGTACAACTATAGCGGTCTCTAATGAAGGTGACGGAGAAGCAAATAAAACAATCGACTTAGGTACCACTTTCGCTACAGATAACGAACTTGCGGATGCGATTACCGCTTCAGAAGCGTTGGACTTAGATAAAGTAATCGGAAACGAATCCGTAACGGCATTAACCTTTGACGGTACTACCTTGACCTTGGACCAAGATGGTGCGGCAAGTGAAACTGTTGATCTTAGCAGTGTTTCTACAGATGACCAAAAAATAGATACTTTTTCTTTGACTGGTACAACTATAGCGGTCTCTAATGAAGGTGACGGAGAAGCAGATAAAACGATCGACCTGGGAAATACTTTTGCAACTGATGCTGAAGTAGCTACCGCAATTTCTGACTCTGAAGCGTTGGATCTTGATAAATTAATCGGAAACGAATCCGTAACGGCATTAACCTTTGACGGCACTACCTTGACCTTGGACCAAGATGGTGCGGCAAGTGAAACAGTTGACCTTAGCGGTGTTTCTACAGATGACCAAAAAATAGATACTTTTTCTTTGACTGGTACAACTATAGCGGTCTCTAATGAAGGTGACGGAGAAGCAGATAAAACGATCGACTTAGGTACCACTTTCGCTACAGATACCGAACTTGCGGATGCGATTACCGCTTCCGAAGCATTGGATCTTGATAAAGTGATCGGAAACGAATCCGTAACGGCATTAACCTTTGACGGCACTACCTTGACCTTGGACCAAGATGGTGCGGCAAGTGAAACAGTTGACCTTAGCGGTGTTTCTACAGATGACCAAAAAATAGATACTTTTTCTTTGACTGGTACAACTATAGCGGTCTCTAATGAAGGTGACGGAGAAGCAGATAAAACCATCGACCTGGGAAATACTTTTGCAACTGATACTGAAGTAGCTACCGCAATTTCTGACTCTGAAGCGTTGGACTTAGATAAAGTAATCGGAAACGAATCGGTAACAGGATTAACCTTTGACGGTACTACCTTGACCTTAGATCAAGATGGTGCGGCAAGTGAAACTGTTGACCTTAGCGGTGTTTCTACAGACGACCAGAAAATAGATACTTTTTCTTTGACTGGTACAACTATAGCGGTCTCTAATGAAGGTGATGGGGAAGCTGACAAAACGATCGACCTGGGAAATACTTTTGCAACTGATACTGAAGTAGCTACCGCAATTTCTGACTCTGAAGCGTTGGACTTAGATAAAGATGCTAATAACGAAACGAACACGGCTTTTGCTTCTGCAACCAATACATTGACGATCACGGACAGTAATGGCGCTTTGACCGCTCCGATCGTAAACTCGAACGAACTGGATATCACTACTGGAGAAATCACTTCTACCATCAATGGCGTGGCTTCTACTCCTATCTCGCTTCCTGTTGCCGATGGATCTGAAACGGTTATCAATGACGGTACGAATACTACTATTGCAGGTGCAGGTACTGCGGCTAGTCCGTACACTATTGCTGTTCCGGACAACTTGGACAACTCGGTAACAAACGAAACGAACACGGCTTTTGCTTCCGCAACCAACACATTAACGATCACGGACAGCAATGGCGCTTTGGATGCTCCTATTGTAAATACGAACGAACTGGATATCACAGCTGGAGAAATCACTTCTACTATCAATGGCGTGGCTTCCACTCCTATAACACTTCCTGTTGCCGATGGATCTGAAACGGTTATCAATGACGGTACGAATACTACTATTGCAGGTGCAGGTACTGCGGCTAGTCCGTACATTATTGCTGTTCCGGACAACTTGGACAACTCGGTAACCAACGAAACGAACACGGCTTTTGCCTCCGCAACCAATACATTAACGATTACGGACAGTAATGGTGCTTTGGATGCCCCGATCGTAAACTCGAACGAACTGGATATCACCGCTGGAGAAATCACTTCTACCATCAATGGTGTGACTTCCACTCCTATCACCCTTCCTGTTGCCGATGGATCGGAAACTTTGGTTACCGCAGGATCGGACATCAGTGTTTCAGGTACAGGTGTAACCGGTGACCCTTATGTGGTTGCAAATACTTTTACAGAAATAGACGATAGCGTAACGAACGAAACAAACACGGCTTTTGCTTCTGCAACCAATACATTGACGATCACGGATAGTAATGGCGCTTTGGATGCTCCTATTGTAAATACGAATGAACTGGCTATTTCAGGTGGAGAAATCACTTCTACCATCAATGGCGTGACTTCTACTCCTATCTCGCTTCCTGTTGCCGATGGATCTGAAACGGTTATCAATGACGGTACGAATACTACTATTGCAGGTGCAGGTACTGCGGCTAGTCCGTACACTATAGCTGTTCCGGATAACTTGGACAACTCGGTAACCAACGAAACGAACACGGCTTTTGCTTCCGCAACCAACACATTGACGATTACGGACAATAATGGTGCTTTGGATGCCCCAATCGTAAACTCGAACGAGCTGGCTATTTCAGGTGGAGAAATCACTTCTACTATCAATGGCGTGGCTTCCACTCCTATCACTCTTCCTGTTGCCGATGGATCGGAAACAATTATCAACGATGGTACGAATACTACTATTGCCGGTGCAGGTACTGCGGCTAGTCCGTACACTATAGCTGTTCCGGATAACTTGGATAACTCGGTAACAAACGAACTTTCTGATTTAAGTTTAAGCGCTACCAATATTCTTACATTAACGAATCCATTAACTGGATCTAATCAAGTTGATTTAAGCTCTATTTCTACGGACGATCAAACAGTAGAAATGTTTGCATTCAACGGTTCTACATTTGAACTTTTACTAAAAATTGAAGATGATCCTACAACTCAGGTAGCAAATTTATCTTCTTTATACGCCGATGGTACTGAAACAGAAATTACAGCAGGTACCGGAATAAGTATAACCGGAGATGGGTCGAGTACATTACCATACAATATCATTAACGATTTTACGGAAGTTGATGGTAGTATTACCAATGAAACAAATACAAGTTTTGCAACTGTTGATGTGGCAGGAGTTGACTACTTAAGAATATCTGATTCTAATGGAGACTTAGATGTTCCATTATCTGATTTATCACATACAGGTACAACAGGTTCTGTGTTTTTTGCAGGAGCCGATGGTAGACCAACTGAAAATAACAGTCAATTATTTTGGGACGCAACTAACAATAGGTTAAGTATAGGAAATCCATTACTAGGAACAAATAAACTTACCGTAAATGGAACAACGAGAACTAGTGGATTAAACAACTCTGACGGTAGTACAACCCTACCTTCTTATAGATTTTCCGATGATTCCGATACCGGTATTTACAGTCCTGCAGCCGATGAAATAGGCTTAGTTGTTGGTGAAATTGAAGCTTTAAAAGTTGAAGAAACTTCGGGGAATACTTCAGTAATAATAAACGAAACTTTAGAGTTAGAAGGTGCCGTATTAGATGAAAATGATTCACCTGGAACAGCTGGTCAAGTATTAACTTCAACAGCCACTGGTACTGAGTGGGTAAATTCTATGAGCCCTATTAAAGCTATTGGAAAAATAAGCTCTGCCGGTACTGTTACAAAAGCAACTGCTGGGGTTACCGTTACTAGAATCAGCGTAGGTTACTATAGAGTAACACTACCCGCAGGTTCTGTTTCTGATGCAGATTATATCATTCAACTAACACAACCTGGTAGAGGTGGCGCCGGTAATGACGACCCTGGCATCTCCTACTCCAACCAAACCGCAACAAGTTTTGAGGTTATCATCGGTGATAATGACAACGGCGGTACTGACCGATCAAGATTTGATTCTGAATTTATGTTCACTGTTTTAGACCTATAAAAAAATGAGATTAACAAAATACATTTTACTTTCTATCACTCTATTAATAGGGCTTATTGTAAATGCTCAGCTTGATAGCGGATTACTTGTAGGGTTAACGACAGGTACTACTACCAATATAAACGCAACAACAGATGCTGCCCAAGGCGCTTTGGTCTTTAATACAGATACAAATCAAGTCTATGTCTTTGATGGTACGTCATGGAGCCAAATGGGTCAGAAAACTATCTACACCGGTACGTTTAGAATTTCAGCAACAGGTGCGGTTTCCGTATCCGGAATTCCTTTTCAACCTTCATCTGTGTCATTTGTAGCTTATGCCAATATTGAAGATTTCGATATTAATGCGGACAACGGGACTAGAAATAATGAAACCGGATTACCAAATGCCTACGGCAGTATGAAAGGATTTGCCAGAGATGACAATGGTAGCATTACAGAACAAGTAATCTTTAATGGTGGTAGCGGTAATTCAATTAATGATATATCTAGATATGCCTCTAGCACTCATAGTATCGGTTTACGCTATGCAAATCAAAATGGAGATAATCTAGGATTAACCACCGCTACTGTTACTAGTTTTAATGCTGACGGATTCAGTTTAAATACCGACAGTTATGCAGACGGAATTGTCGTAATATTTGAAGCACATAGATAAAAATATGAAAAGATTATTGACCGCACTTTTTAGTATATGCGTTTTACTATGCTCTTTAAACAGCCATAGTCAAGATGCCGTTCATAATTATGGAAATATTCAGATCCATGAAGACGGACTTGTTGGCTTTCACATGGATGTTATAAATAATGGAGCTTTTAACCAGAATAAAGGTTTAGTCGGTTTCTATTCTTTCGACAAAGCTTTAACTATATCAGGTGGATCTAACCCGGTATTTTATGATTTTGAAGTTGCTGTAGATAATGACCTATATATTGACAATACGGTGGGAGTTCAAAATAACGCCAACTTTATTGCCGGCGACATCAATACAACGAGAGCGGTATCCGAAGTAAATATCAATTTTTTAAACGACTCATTTTATGCTGGAGAATCAAACAACACAAAAATTGATGGTTATGCTGCCATAGGCAAGAAGTCCGAATTTACGTTTCCTATAGGTCAATTTGATAAAATACGTCCTTTGACTATTGAATCAACCAGTGCTAACGATTATGCAAAATCTGCTTATTATTATGAAGACCCTAATACACCAAGCCAATTCAATACTAGTTTCAACACATTCATAAAGGAAAATGAAGCATTATCAATTAGTGAATATGAATTTTGGCATTTAGAAAGTACCGTACCCTCAAAAGTGACCTTAACTTGGGACGAGGAAAGTAATGCTTACCTATTTGGTGAGACCATTTCAGAAATAAAAGTTGTAGGGTGGAGTATAATCGATAAAATTTGGGTGGATCTAGGTAATACTAATGTTGAAGGTAATTTTGCTTATGGCTCGGTTACATCTGAAGAATTTGTACCTAGCGATTATGAAATTATAACTATTGGCGGAAATTCCGATATTATTGAAACGCTGGATAATATCACTTTAGATAATTATTACATGACACCAAACGGCGATGGTATCAATGATTTTTTAGAGATTGAAGGCATTGAGAATTCACCTAATAATTCTTTACAAATTTATAATAGATATGGAAGATTGGTTTTCTCCATGGATAATTATAACGATGAATTTATAGGCATATCCAATGTAAACGGGGTCGTTGCCAGAAATACAGGTTTACCTTCTGGAATTTACTTCTATATTGTAAACTTAGCTGATTTAGACTTTAAACATCAAGGATATTTATACCTTACTACTTACGAAGAAAATTGATGTTAAATTCTATTCAGCTCAATATTTATTACATTTACTTTAAGATTGTATGATTTTCAACTTCAAGAAGTTTTTCTCTTCTGATTTAGTTTGGCAAATCTTTTGCAATTAATAACACAACATTCAATTATGCAGAGAAGAACATTTATCAATAGAAGTAGTTCGGCAGCTTTAGCTCTTGCCTTAGCCCCTAATTTCTTTATTCAAGAAGAAACCGAGTACGGTATTTTAGAATTAATGGGTAAAGAAGACATTAAGTTGTACGGTAAAGACATTAACCTACGAAAAGAAGCTCATGATGCTTTTCTAGAAATGAAGAAGGCTGCGTATAAAGATGGTATCGATCTAAAAATAGTTTCAAGTTTTAGAAGTTATGATAGACAAGCTGCTATTTTTGAGCGTAAGTATTTAAAATATACAGATGATGATGGCATGAACCCTACAGATGCTATCAATAAAATTATAGAATACTCTACCATACCTGGTACTAGCAGACACCATTGGGGTACTGATATTGATGTTGTAGATGGCTACAGAAAGGTAGATGGCGACGTGCTTGTACCGCACAAGTATGAAGGTGATGGACCTTACGTAGATTTTAAAAAGTGGATGGATGAAAATTCCGAAACGTACGGGTTCTTCCTAGTATATACCAATGAGCCTAAAAGAAGAGGTTTTAAGTATGAACCCTGGCATTATAGCTACGCCCCTTTATCTATACCAATGTTAGAACAATTTAGAAGTAAAAATGTTGCTTCAATTATAATTAGAGAAGATTATTATGGTGCCGAGCATTTTACGATGAACTTTTTAAAATCATACATTCAAAATAATATATTAGACATCAATAGAAGCTTATTATAAGCATTTCGTACATTAGAACCTGTACTATAACACATTACCATGAGAAGAGGAAGTTGGAAAATTAGAATATTTATCGGTTTGGCGATAGTTGCCTTTGCATTTATTCAAAAATGCAGTAATACCGAAGAGAACCCATACACGGGTCGCTCGCAACATATCACCATGACTTCTGATCAAGAAATTGCTATTGGTTTACAAAGTGCCCCAGAAATGGCACAACAACATGGCGGACTCTACCCTGACCAACGTTTACAATCTTTTGTTGAATCTGTAGGCAATAAATTAGTTGAAAATAGTATTGCAAGAGAAACTCCATACCAGTACGATTTTCATTTACTGGCCGATGACCAGACCATAAATGCCTTTGCCTTACCAGGCGGGCAGTGTTTTATCACCTATGCTTTATTTTCCCAACTTAATGAAGCACAACTAGCCGGAGTTCTTGGTCATGAGATCGGTCATGTAATAGGTAGGCATTCCGCAGAAAGAATTGCAGACAGCCAAACATGGCAAACCGCTACTATGGGCGCCACAGTCGGTGCCGGTGACATGGGTAGCATTTTAGGTAGCATTGGCCAGAATACACTATTAAAAAATGGACGTGGAGATGAATTGGAAAGTGACGAACTAGGTGTACTATTTATGATTCAATCTGGTTATGATCCTTATGAAATGATCAAGGTCATGGAAATTTTAAAAGCTGCTGGCGGACCAAATCGTACTCCTGAGTTTCAAAGCACCCATCCCGACCCTGAAAATAGAATTGAAAAAATCAAGGAAGCTATAAACAAATACAAAAACCAAGGTTAATCGGTTTTTTTGTACAGTTGGTCTAGACGACTCTATACAGTACATATATTTGTGTACATTTGGGGAAGTCCCAAGCTTATTTTGCCATTTATGATTGCCTTTATAGCTATGATTTAATCATAGAAGAACACTATAATGGGAACAATTACACATTTTAGAAACTTATACGTGCAGGCGTTTGAGAACTGTAGACCAATAATATTGGTTACATTTTTAAAGGTCTACTCAGTATTTTGTGCCCTAATGATATTTTTGGCACTGTATGCATTTGTTGTTAGAGCAGCAAATGGATTTGATTTTTAATTCGTTTTTACTCTTTTACCTGAACACTATTTGGAGTAGAATTATTAGTATTAAAAAAGGCCCATTGAAATTTCAATGAGCCTTTTCTATTTGTATAAAACAAAATTATGAATCTTGCTTAATAACATCTAACACATCTTTTGCGTTCGACATTTTCGCATAGTCTTTTGCTGTATAACCCTGGTCGCTTTTAATATTGAGGTTGGCACCGTTCAACAATAAAACCTTTAATATCTCTGCCTTATTATATCTAGCGGCATACATTGCCGGTGTTAGACCTAGAGATTTTTCATTTGTCTTTTCTCCTAAAGCCAACAAACTTCTTACTTGGTCTACATCACCCTTCATAACTGCCTTGCATAACGAATTGATTTCATCATTAACAGAAACAGATATTGATTCGTTTAAATTGATTAGATCATTACTATTTGCATAAACACTGCTAAATGCAAATGCGCTAATGAATAACAAAATTGAAATTGATTTTTTC includes:
- a CDS encoding gliding motility-associated C-terminal domain-containing protein translates to MKNFTYILFFLFAATITAQTALYNNGNLRIHQGGQIGFHTNLINDAPTDNNLGLAGFYGTEQLTVSGNVTPQFYDMEIALENNMQLNLGMDNTNNTNFIFGSILTPTAQPDVFYNFVDNSFYSGENDFSKIEGYAAITNQQNFGFPVGDVQFLRPLIINSESVNLFAKCAYYYENPNNPPAPLGSFNTNATDLDVNLVNTFEFWRLEGSVPTTATLSWNERSTVASLTDNVDEVIPVGFSKASQQWVNLVGSIPVGTVTEGFVTSESFIPDDYEAITLGSSKSPFEPLARDVLFIDNFYVSVNGDGVNDNFYIEELEEYDSNFLQIYDRYGLKVFEKTDYVDDFVGFSNQDNVPFGEAEGLPTGVYFYTIYIPEDDLNYQGFLYLTR
- a CDS encoding beta strand repeat-containing protein; amino-acid sequence: MSTKFKFLLIFIITSFCANAQVKIGENPNTINSASIVELESTNKAFVLTRLTTAQMQAITPLNGAVVYNTDTQCVHYYNGLVWTNLCDGNSSSFSFTDNGDGTITLSNGEGNNVTFDGAPQTISTLADNGDGTYTYTNENGLETIIAIAETDNQNLQTDSTPGNISIDNGNAIAINVDDADADAQNEIQTLDYTSGVLTLSNDPNATTVDLSGFDQNAADDFSGSFNDLTDLPLNLDTDATDDFNTGISFDGTNLIVTDAGGDVSTDISGLAYDDTAIRADIDQNELDADNAIATVDTKIDDHILADEDTSSTNELSDISITGTTVTLTNAAAGATGVDLGNTFATDAEVATAISDSEALDLDKVIGNESVTALTFDGTTLTLDQDGAASETVDLSGVSTDDQKIDTFSLTGTTIAVSNEGDGEANKTIDLGTTFATDNELADAITASEALDLDKVIGNESVTALTFDGTTLTLDQDGAASETVDLSSVSTDDQKIDTFSLTGTTIAVSNEGDGEADKTIDLGNTFATDAEVATAISDSEALDLDKLIGNESVTALTFDGTTLTLDQDGAASETVDLSGVSTDDQKIDTFSLTGTTIAVSNEGDGEADKTIDLGTTFATDTELADAITASEALDLDKVIGNESVTALTFDGTTLTLDQDGAASETVDLSGVSTDDQKIDTFSLTGTTIAVSNEGDGEADKTIDLGNTFATDTEVATAISDSEALDLDKVIGNESVTGLTFDGTTLTLDQDGAASETVDLSGVSTDDQKIDTFSLTGTTIAVSNEGDGEADKTIDLGNTFATDTEVATAISDSEALDLDKDANNETNTAFASATNTLTITDSNGALTAPIVNSNELDITTGEITSTINGVASTPISLPVADGSETVINDGTNTTIAGAGTAASPYTIAVPDNLDNSVTNETNTAFASATNTLTITDSNGALDAPIVNTNELDITAGEITSTINGVASTPITLPVADGSETVINDGTNTTIAGAGTAASPYIIAVPDNLDNSVTNETNTAFASATNTLTITDSNGALDAPIVNSNELDITAGEITSTINGVTSTPITLPVADGSETLVTAGSDISVSGTGVTGDPYVVANTFTEIDDSVTNETNTAFASATNTLTITDSNGALDAPIVNTNELAISGGEITSTINGVTSTPISLPVADGSETVINDGTNTTIAGAGTAASPYTIAVPDNLDNSVTNETNTAFASATNTLTITDNNGALDAPIVNSNELAISGGEITSTINGVASTPITLPVADGSETIINDGTNTTIAGAGTAASPYTIAVPDNLDNSVTNELSDLSLSATNILTLTNPLTGSNQVDLSSISTDDQTVEMFAFNGSTFELLLKIEDDPTTQVANLSSLYADGTETEITAGTGISITGDGSSTLPYNIINDFTEVDGSITNETNTSFATVDVAGVDYLRISDSNGDLDVPLSDLSHTGTTGSVFFAGADGRPTENNSQLFWDATNNRLSIGNPLLGTNKLTVNGTTRTSGLNNSDGSTTLPSYRFSDDSDTGIYSPAADEIGLVVGEIEALKVEETSGNTSVIINETLELEGAVLDENDSPGTAGQVLTSTATGTEWVNSMSPIKAIGKISSAGTVTKATAGVTVTRISVGYYRVTLPAGSVSDADYIIQLTQPGRGGAGNDDPGISYSNQTATSFEVIIGDNDNGGTDRSRFDSEFMFTVLDL
- a CDS encoding gliding motility-associated C-terminal domain-containing protein translates to MKRLLTALFSICVLLCSLNSHSQDAVHNYGNIQIHEDGLVGFHMDVINNGAFNQNKGLVGFYSFDKALTISGGSNPVFYDFEVAVDNDLYIDNTVGVQNNANFIAGDINTTRAVSEVNINFLNDSFYAGESNNTKIDGYAAIGKKSEFTFPIGQFDKIRPLTIESTSANDYAKSAYYYEDPNTPSQFNTSFNTFIKENEALSISEYEFWHLESTVPSKVTLTWDEESNAYLFGETISEIKVVGWSIIDKIWVDLGNTNVEGNFAYGSVTSEEFVPSDYEIITIGGNSDIIETLDNITLDNYYMTPNGDGINDFLEIEGIENSPNNSLQIYNRYGRLVFSMDNYNDEFIGISNVNGVVARNTGLPSGIYFYIVNLADLDFKHQGYLYLTTYEEN
- a CDS encoding M15 family metallopeptidase, with product MQRRTFINRSSSAALALALAPNFFIQEETEYGILELMGKEDIKLYGKDINLRKEAHDAFLEMKKAAYKDGIDLKIVSSFRSYDRQAAIFERKYLKYTDDDGMNPTDAINKIIEYSTIPGTSRHHWGTDIDVVDGYRKVDGDVLVPHKYEGDGPYVDFKKWMDENSETYGFFLVYTNEPKRRGFKYEPWHYSYAPLSIPMLEQFRSKNVASIIIREDYYGAEHFTMNFLKSYIQNNILDINRSLL
- a CDS encoding M48 family metalloprotease, whose translation is MRRGSWKIRIFIGLAIVAFAFIQKCSNTEENPYTGRSQHITMTSDQEIAIGLQSAPEMAQQHGGLYPDQRLQSFVESVGNKLVENSIARETPYQYDFHLLADDQTINAFALPGGQCFITYALFSQLNEAQLAGVLGHEIGHVIGRHSAERIADSQTWQTATMGATVGAGDMGSILGSIGQNTLLKNGRGDELESDELGVLFMIQSGYDPYEMIKVMEILKAAGGPNRTPEFQSTHPDPENRIEKIKEAINKYKNQG
- a CDS encoding DUF6747 family protein codes for the protein MGTITHFRNLYVQAFENCRPIILVTFLKVYSVFCALMIFLALYAFVVRAANGFDF
- a CDS encoding ankyrin repeat domain-containing protein; protein product: MKKSISILLFISAFAFSSVYANSNDLINLNESISVSVNDEINSLCKAVMKGDVDQVRSLLALGEKTNEKSLGLTPAMYAARYNKAEILKVLLLNGANLNIKSDQGYTAKDYAKMSNAKDVLDVIKQDS